CGGCCGACACTTCCAACGTGACCGGCCCGGCAACCGTCAACACCGATTCCTCGAAAGAGCGCAGTACCTCAACATTGGCCGTTTGCACCGCAATGGTCGCCGCAACCCCCAGAGCGACGCCCATCATTGTCAGAACCGTCCGACCCGGATGAGTGGACAAATGTGTCCACCCGAGACGTGTGTAGACCTTCAAGAGCGCCGCAGGTATCAAGGACATCGCCACACTTGCCGATAGAACAGTCTAGTAATTGTTTTTACAGATTTACCCAGGTATGCTAAGATTACGTTCAGTAGAATTTTGGGGTACAAATTCTTATGGCACCACGCAAACGTCCTCAAGTCAAGAAGTCCGCGAAGACCACCAAAACCACTCCAGCAGCCAGGAAGCGAAAGGCTGTCAAGATCGTGAAAACCGCACCCGTGCGGAGCAAACGATCAGACGGACTGACCCCTCGGCAGAAAGAGATTCTCAAACTGGTGTCGCAGGGGAATACGAACCGTGACATCGCCCGTCGTCTGGATATCAGCGTGCGAACCGTCGAGGTGCATCGCTTTAACCTCATGCGGCGACTCAAAGTCCGAAACGTGGCCCAGCTGTTACGCCAGGCACTGCAGTTGGGATTCCTGCCGAAGAATTTCGCGTTCAGATAGATGCCGCCGGGGCAGTGCTGCGCGGAAGCCACACGTCGATCTTTACAATTCCTTGAGTTTCCCCCGAGATTCTTCCAGCGAGCGCAGCCCCCGAGTCTTGAGCTCAGCCGCCAACTCTCGCTCCAGTCGTTCGAAGACCCCGACACCCTCCTCGACCAGCACGGTGCCGACCTGAACGGCCGAGGCTCCGCATAGCACGTGTTCATAGGCATCGAGCCCCTGTACCACCCCGCCGGTCCCGATGATGGGAATCCGCCCCCCGAGTAGTTTCCAAAACGCCCGCACGTTGGCCAACGCGACAGGCTTGATCAGCGCCCCCCCCAATCCGCCGAACCCGCCCTTGGGCTTGATCACCGGCGTTTCACGTGTAGGATCGATCACAAGCCCGTTGCCCACGGAGTTGATCAGATTCAAATAGTCGACCTGACAATGCGCGATGACCTCAGCCATGACCGCATGGTGTGCCGGATCGAAGTAAGGCGGTAACTTTACTCCCATCGGCACCGTAATGAGAGGCCGTACACGCTTGAGCAACCGTTCGGAATCGACCGGATCGTACGCGATCTGCGGCTTGCCCGGAATATTGGGGCATGACAGATTGACCTCAATCAGATCGGGACGAGCCTGATTGATGACCCGCGCCATGGTCAGAAAGTCATCTTCGCAAAGACCGGCGATACTTGCGATCACCGGTTTCCCAAACTGTTTGAGCTCAGGAATGAGTTCGGCATAGGCGCGATAGCCGAGATTCGGCAACCCCATGGAGTTGATCGATCCGCCAGGAAATCCGTAGTAACGCGGCTCCGGATTCCCGCTCCGTGGTTCCACCGTCATCGACTTGGTCACAATGGCCCCGGAGCGCGAGCGGCCCAATGCCAGCAGTTCTTCCCGCGTCATGCAGAGCGCTCCTGACGCATTCATAAAGCAGCTGGGGAACTTCACGCCCGCAATGGTGATGCTCAAATCCATTTGCTGTCCTTTCTCCAGCCAGAAGCGTTGATCCGCCGACCGGCTTTGCGTTCCGTTGCTTGGAGCACGACCTTACCACGGGCAATACCGATGGGGAGCCTCCGACACTGCGGCCTCACGTCACCATCTGTCCGAATGTTCCGCCTGCAACGGCATTCCTGGCCGACTCACCACAACCTGTGTCCAGTCCCTGAGGACATGCCCTGCGATTCCTACGCTTGCTGTCTGACGCAGTTAACCAACCGACCATCGCGCATGTGCCAGACATAATCCGCCGCCGCCGCCGCGCTCTCACTGTGCGTCACCAACAAGACCGAATGACCATACCGTTGCGGCAAGGTCCGAAACAAGTTGACGATATCCGCTCCCTGTTTCGAATCCAGATTGCCTGTCGGTTCATCCGCCAGAATCAACCGCGGCCGATGCACGATCGCCCGGGCGATCGCGACGCGCTGTTGCTCTCCCCCCGACAGCTCACTTGGTCGATGCGAGCGACGCCCCTCCATGCCCACCGCCCGCAGGACCTCGTCGATACGAGCCGCAATCCCGTGTCCCTGCTCACCCTTCAGGAGGATCGGCAACGCGACGTTTTCCGCGACGGTCAGACCGGGGATCAGATGGAACGCCTGAAAGACGATCCCGATCAACTCCCGGCGCAGGCGAGTCCACTCCATGGGGCTGGCATCGGTGACCGGCCGACCGTCGAGAGCAATAGTGCCTGCCGTCGGAGCATCCAACCCTCCGATCAAATTGAGCAGGGTGCTCTTTCCGCACCCACTCGGCCCCACGAAGGCGCAGAACTCTCCCGGCAGGACGTCGAGCGTCACATCGTGTAATGCACGTACGACTGCCCCGCCAGGGCGATATTCCTTGGACAGATGCTTCACGCTGACCAACGCTGGGGGAGGATCGTGCATTGTCGAAGCCCATAACCATGAGGGTTCGTAGAGATTTCCGACCGGTGCGTGCGAGCCGACTCTGAGCGAGGCTAAGCAATCGGCTCGATGCAGGCGAAGGCTGCTATACCACACCCACTTTACAGGCCACAACCTTGACAGCCCCAGGGTCTTTCCGTGCACAATCTCTCTCATGCGCCTGGATCGCAACCACCACGCGTCAACCCGTGCACTCACCCAATGATCCTGAACGTCCTCAGGCAGGTCTCCCGACTGCTGCTCCCAATACCCTGTACCACCTGCGCGCAGCCCCTGGCCGATGATCCCGTTCCCTTTTTCTGCCGACCCTGCTGGGCACTGATCCGCCCCCTGCGAGGATCAGCCTGCGCTCGATGCCGCCGCCCATTGGCCTCCCCGACGGCACTGAGCCATAGCCCCACTCACGAATGCCATGACTGTCGCACCCGCAAGCTCTACTATGCCGAGGTGTGGGCCCCCTATGCCTACTGCTCGCCGCTCCAGGATGCGATTGCCCTCTTCAAGTATCACGGGAAGGTCTCACTGGCCGACGCGCTGGCGACCCTGCTCATTCAGACCCTCCCGCCTCAGCTGGAGGGCGACGTCCTCATGCCGATTCCCCTCCATCCCAACCGGCTTCGACAGCGGGAGTTTAATCAGTCGCTCCTGCTGGCAGATCGAGTGGCGGCGGTGCTGAAGTGCCCAGTCTCCTATCGAAACCTGGTTCGTACCGTCGATACCGAGCCGCAGACCACGCTTCCACGTTCGGCACGCCTACACAACCTCCACCGGGCATTTGCTCTCCATGAGCCTCAGGAGGTAGCCGGAAAACGAATCCTCCTTGTCGACGATGTGTTCACCACCGGCACAACGTCCAATGAATGCGCCAGAATTCTCTGCAATGCAGGGGCTGCGCGGGTCACGGTGCTCGCCCTCGCCCGTTCCGTAGAGGCCGGCATAGTACCGGAGGTGTGGTTGCCTCCGTCCGGTCCAAGATCACATCCAGAGCTGCGAGCGTAACGTATGCCGATCTACGAATATCGTTGCCGACAATGCGGGACACGCACCACGCGATTGGTGTTGAGCGTGAGTGCGGCTCCGCAACAAACCTGCGCCCATTGCCACAGTGCCGACCTGGATCGCTTACTGTCCAGATTCGCCTCACCGAAATCCGAGGAGGCCAGACTTGAGGCCCTCGCCGACCCCAGCCACCTCAGCGGACTCGATGAAAACGATCTCGCAAGCATGGAGCGGTTCATGAAAAAGATGGGGCAGGAAATGGGCGAAGACTTGAGCGAGGACCTGGATGCGGCGATGGGGGGAGACAACTCATCCGCCAATGAGATGGACATGACCGACGGACAATGACGGACAGGGTCACGAATATTCTCTTGACAGGATTGTCCATGTCTCCTACCATCACCCCTGAATCCCATCACACGTGCCAGGGATTGAACGATGCATGCACAGGTCCCCATACCCTCTAATAAGTCCCTGAGCGGAGGTTATCGCTAGTGTTTGCCGGTGAACACCTTTGCAAGGTCGATGAGAAGGGACGGTTTCTGATCCCCTCTCCGCTTCGGGAGCGATTCCAGGCCGAGGGGAACCAGGTCATGTTCCTGAAAAACACCGAGCAGACCCTGTGGATGTACTCAGCCAAAGAATGGGAAAAGGTGCTGGAGCGGACCAGGGCCACCCTGGATGAGGATCAAAGCCGCCTGTTTATGCACCACGTGATGGCGCAGGCCGGCGCCTCGGATATCGACAAGGCGGGTCGGGTGCTGATTCCAAGCCGCCTCCGCAAACTTGTTCCGATGGATGACGATCAGGAAATCTACCTCGTGGGCATGTACCATCGCCTGGAAATCTGGGGCCCGTCGGAATGGCGGCGGTATCTCACCAGAAACGAAGACCGGGTCGAGCAGGACATGGCTAAGATCCAAAACCTCCTCTAGTGTTATAGGCAGGCCCTTGCGCCGCGTCTCCCGTCCCCGACAATCCTCGATCCCGATTCGTTCCACTTCGTTTCGGACTCCCCCTGACAAGGTGACGCCTCCGCCCACCAACCTTGTGCTCAGGAAAGGATCGACTCGCAGCCTGCCTGCTGCCACCTCAGGCGTGCCGATTCACGCCGACGTCCGGGTCTCCAGTGACGCCCTCGCCCTCACGCTCCCCATCCCTCCGAGCGTGAATCACCAATATGCCACCGTGAACGGGCGCCGGTTGCTCTCCGCCAAAGGCCGCGCCTTCAAGGCATTCGTAGGGCAACAAATTCTGGTTGCGCTTGCCCAATCGCCCCATCGTGGTACTCTAAGGCACAATTTGCAGCAGGCGAGTCTCTCCCTATCGATCCGTTTCTTTTTTGCGTCGGCCCTGCGACGGGACACCGATGGCGGACTCAAGATCGCGCAAGATGCTCTCTGCGAGGGCCTGGGGTTGAACGATAATCGGGTAGTGGAAACACATCTGTACAAGTATCAGGACCGAGACCATCCTCGCATGGAAATTCTGTTGGCGGTCGCACCGCGAAGGCCCACGACATCCCCGGATCCCATCCTTGCGAAAACAGCGCCTGCGGTGCTCCCGGGATCATCGACCGTCCCTGAACGAATCCCCTAGGACGAGCAAAGGCCACTCGCGCGAGAGACGACGAGCCTTTTACAGTTACACGGCATGGCCTACCGCCCCATCACCATTGACGCACTCCGAATCGGCATGCACGTCGCCAAGTTGGACGTGGCCTGGTTTCGCTCACCCTTCATGCGCCACTCGTTCTTGATTCGAACCGACGAACAGATCGAGAAGTTGCGACGAGCCGGCGTCAAACAGCTCAGCATCGATCCAACGCGAGGGCTCGACCTGCAGGACACGACGGCTTCCCCTCAAGACCAGCCCAACGTCACCGCTCCACCCTCCCCTGCTATCCAGGCTACCTCCCCGGCAGTGGCTGTCCGCTCTCTCGCGAACATGGCACAGGAGCTTCTGGCTGCGAGGTCAGTGCGTGCCCGCCTCGAAGAGTCGGTCCAATCCACATTCTCACGCATCGCGAAGACCGGGATCGTCGATCCGGAAGAAGCGAGTCACGCCGTCCATGCCATCAGCGCCGTCGCACAGTCGCTCAACAGCCACGCCTTGTTTATGGTGTTCAGTCAAGGTCGTGAGGCGAATGCGCCGCTCAGCCAACATTCGCTCGCCACCTGCAGCTTTTCGATGATTCTCGCGCATGCCGCTGACTATAACCTGGTCGCCATCCAGGAGTTGGCCACCGGGGCGCTGCTCCACGACATCGGACTGTTGCAGGTGCCGCCGGCCATGCTTCAACGCGTATTTGACACGTCCGCCCCTCTGACCGAACAGCAGCGACGGACCTACGAGGCCCACGCGCGCGGGGGGGCGATTTTGCTGGAGCGTCAAGGCGGGTTCACCCAGCCGGTGGAACAAATCGTGGCGGAACACCATGCCTATTTGAATGGCAGCGGATTCCCCGCCGAATCCGGGGGAGCCTTCACCTCGGACATGACCCGAATCGTAATGGTCGCCGATCGCTATGACGAATTGATGACGGGATTCGGCGGCGCCTCACCGCTGACGCCCCACCAATCCTTACAGCGACTCTATCAAGAAGGACAGGAGGGCAAGTACGAAACTCGGCTGATCTCCCTGTTCGTCAAAGTCATGGGCATTTACCCGGTCTATAGTTATGTCGCCCTCACTACAGGCGAGCGGGCGATTGTCTCCGTCATCAACACCAGCAAGCTACACCAACCCATCGTCACCATCACACATGATCCTTCCGGAGAACCCTACATCGTTCCGCTCGTGATCGATCTCGCCAATCAGGACGCACAGGCGCCAGCACGTGGAATCCGCTCGGTCCTGGGGACCATCCCCGAGGAGTTTGAGCGAGCCTACCATTGATCCCGGCGTCGCCTGTCGTCACGACAGGTCGCACCGCTTGCGCTCCGGACCACGATGCGAGTGTTGCAAGGGTTATTCGTAACGAAGTGCGTCGATCGGATTCAGGCGCGCGGCCTTGTTCGCGGGATAGAGCCCGAAAAAGAGGCCGACCCCGAGAGAGAACACACAGGCCGTCGCGATCGACTCAAACGAAATGATGGTCGGCCAGCCGGCAATCACCGTCGTCAGCCTGGCGCCGGCTACTCCCACGATGACACCGATCACGCCCCCAAACAGGCTTAACGTCATCGCTTCAATTAAAAACTGGGTCAGGATATGCATCCGTTTCGCGCCCACCGCCATACGCACCCCGATTTCTTTGGTTCGTTCGGTGACCGAGACCAGGAGAATGTTCATGATCCCGATGCCGCCCACCAGCAACGAGACCGACGCAATGGCAAACAGCATGGCCGTGAGGGTTTGACTCGTGCCTTCCTGTACCTTGCCGATGTCGACCTGTGTGCGAACGGTAAAATCATCTGCCTGATCCGGCTGCAAGCGATGTCGAGCCCGTAAGACCTCGCGAATATGCTCGACGGCCTCCGGCAAATCGGCACTCTGTTCGGTCGAGGCAAAGAGGGCGCCCACCGACCCGAGAAACTGGCTCCCGAACACCTTCCGTTCCGCCGTCGTAAAGGGCACGAAAATCACATCGTCCTGATCACTTCCCTGAGCCGACTGTCCCTTTGGCGCCAACACGCCGATGACTTGGAAGGGCACATTCTTGATACGAATCGTCGCGCCGACCGCCTCTTCGCCAGGATCGAAGAGATTCTCCAAGGTCGTCTGACCGATCAACGCCACCCGTGCGGCGCTTTCCATATCCGACTGCGTAAAGGGACCGCCGCTCGAGAACGACCAGTCGCGAATTGTGAGGTAACTCGGGGACACACCGTTCACCGGCCCGTTCCAGTTGCGGTTGCCATTGACGATCTGCATCACGTCACGCTTGGCCCAGGCCGTATCCGAGAGGAGCGGACTCCGCTTCTTCATTTCGGCCGCATCGTTGACCGTCAACGTCACCGCGCCGCCCTGCCCACCCCGTACACCGCTGACCGTGGTGGAGCCAGGCATGATCACGATCACGTTCGTCCCCATACTCGCCACCTGCGCCTGCACTGCAGCGCGCGCGCCTTGCCCGATGCTGACCATCGCAATGACGGCTCCCACACCGATCACGATGCCGAGCATCGTCAGACCGGCCCGCAACCGGTTCCGGCTCAGGATCCGCAAGGCAGTCATGACGGTGAGTAGAACGAACGCTGACATGGACGGCCTAGGGGACGACGGACAATCGTGGCGTACGACGGACATCCTGCACAATCAGCCCGTCTTTCATGATGAGCTCGCGGGAGGCGTAGGCGGCGATGTCAGGCTCATGGGTCACCAGGATGATCGTAATGCCGTCTTCCCGGTTCAGTTCTTCAAGAATGCCCATGATTTCGCGGCTGGAAGCGGTATCGAGGTTGCCGGTCGGTTCATCCGCAAACAGGATCGACGGGGCCCCCACCAACGCCCGCGCAATCGCCACACGCTGCTGCTGACCGCCGGAAAGTTGAGACGGATAGTGCTGCTCACGCCCCGCTAACCCCACGCGCTGCAACGCGGCGGCGGCCCGTTGGCGTTGTTCTTTGATCGAGGCCCCACGATAGAACAGCGGGAGTTGCGCATTTTCCAGCGCACTGGTCCTGGGGATCAGATTAAAATTCTGGAAGACAAAACCGATCTGCCGGTTGCGTAGTTCGGCCAGCAGATCCGGCTTGGCGCGGGCGACGTCCAACCCGTCCAATTCATAGCGCCCTCGAGTGGGTTGATCCAGACAACCGAGCAGATTCATGAGCGTGGATTTGCCGGATCCTGAGGTGCCCATCACCGCCACAAACTCACCACGCTCGATGGTAAGATTGATCCCCCGCAGCGCCTGCACCTCGACGTCACCAACGCGGTATACCTTCCAGACGTCTTGGCACACGATTAAGCCGGCCATAGAGAGGTCTTCATCCGCCGTTCAGAAGGCATGAATACCTGCCCTGTTCAATGCTCGATGCCCAATACTCAATCGACGGCTCGGTATTGAGCGCTGAAAATTGAACATCGACCATGCCACTATAGCCCACGATCGCGCCGCGCACCACGCGATTGCCCATTGCCGAACCCGGGAGGAAGCTCCGCGCCCTTACGCTCGCCGCGCGGCGCATCGATCGCCACCACGACCTGATCCCCTTCCTGTATCCCCTCTGCCGCGATTTCCACATACGCCCGGTCTGAGATGCCCATCATCACAGGTATTCGCTCCAAGTCATTGTTCGCAGTCAGCTTCCACACGCCCCATCGGCGTGAGGCCGGGGTTTCGGCACCACCAGCCGGGGACGGCCTGTCTCCCACTGCCCCTGCTTTCTCTTCTCGAACCGCCTTCGGCGGCGTGAACCGCAAGGCGGAACTCGGCACCTTCAAGACCTGGTCCTTTTTATCGATGACGATGGAGACATTCGCAGTCATTCCCGGCTTGAGACGAAAGTCCGGATTCTCAAACTCCACCACGACGTCGTAGGTCACGACGTTCTGAATATTGATCGGCGCATTGCGCACCTGCCGCACTCGTCCCTGAAACGGTTCCCCAGGATATGCATCCACGGTGAACGTCGCAGCCTTCCCCTCGGCAATTCCCCCGATATCGGCCTCGCTGACATTCGTGTCCACCTGCATTTTGGTCACGTCTTCGGCGATCAAAAACAAGGTGGGAATAGAAAAGCTGGCGGAAATCCGCTGGCCGACCTCCACCTGCCGGGAGATCACCACCCCGTCGACGGGTGAGCGGATCACCGTATACTTCAGATCCAACTCGGCCGCCTGTAGCATCGCTTCAGCCTGCTTCACGGCGGCTTCCGTGACCTTCAGCTGCGCCAGGGCCCCCTCTGATGCGGTCAGCGCGACATCCACCTCATTCTGAGAGATGAACTGTTGCCCGATGAGCGACTTGGCACGATCCAGCTCGCGTCGCCGTTGCGCGAGATCGATCCGTGCCTTTTCCCAGGCGGCCTTGGCATTGGCAAGACTGGCCGCTGCTTGATCGCGCCGGGCCTGGTAGGGAAAAGGGTCGATACGCGCGACGACTTGGTTCGCCTTGACCCGGGAATTGAAATCGGCGTGGAGACTCTCGATCATGCCCGACACCTGACTTCCGACTTGAATCGTCGTGATGGGGTTGATCGTACCCGTGGCGGTGACGAGCGAGACGACCGTCCCACGTTCAACGGCCACCGTACGGTACCGCACGGGCACCTTTCGCTCACCGTTGAAAAAGACGTAACCGGCGATCGCGAGGCCGAGAGCGAGCACAGCGACGATCACAGTGACACGGCGCATCGACGGACTCTCCTTCTGCCGAACTGTGGGGGCATTCTAACAGAAAACAATTTGGCCGGGGAACGCGAGGCCCGCATGAGGCCCGCCGCAGGAGGGAGAGAAAAAAACGAAAGGCCGCTTGCCAGGAGGCAAACGGCCCTTCAGAGGGTCACTGTCCCGCCGACTCTGTTCAGTCGGCCGAGGCAACTACGGACTGACGGTAATACGATCCTTGATGTCGTCGAACACGTCTTTCGGCACCACGTTCTTTGCGACGAGTTCGCCCTTCACCTTGTAGGGA
The sequence above is drawn from the Nitrospira defluvii genome and encodes:
- a CDS encoding response regulator transcription factor: MAPRKRPQVKKSAKTTKTTPAARKRKAVKIVKTAPVRSKRSDGLTPRQKEILKLVSQGNTNRDIARRLDISVRTVEVHRFNLMRRLKVRNVAQLLRQALQLGFLPKNFAFR
- a CDS encoding dihydroorotate oxidase — protein: MDLSITIAGVKFPSCFMNASGALCMTREELLALGRSRSGAIVTKSMTVEPRSGNPEPRYYGFPGGSINSMGLPNLGYRAYAELIPELKQFGKPVIASIAGLCEDDFLTMARVINQARPDLIEVNLSCPNIPGKPQIAYDPVDSERLLKRVRPLITVPMGVKLPPYFDPAHHAVMAEVIAHCQVDYLNLINSVGNGLVIDPTRETPVIKPKGGFGGLGGALIKPVALANVRAFWKLLGGRIPIIGTGGVVQGLDAYEHVLCGASAVQVGTVLVEEGVGVFERLERELAAELKTRGLRSLEESRGKLKEL
- a CDS encoding ABC transporter ATP-binding protein — protein: MKHLSKEYRPGGAVVRALHDVTLDVLPGEFCAFVGPSGCGKSTLLNLIGGLDAPTAGTIALDGRPVTDASPMEWTRLRRELIGIVFQAFHLIPGLTVAENVALPILLKGEQGHGIAARIDEVLRAVGMEGRRSHRPSELSGGEQQRVAIARAIVHRPRLILADEPTGNLDSKQGADIVNLFRTLPQRYGHSVLLVTHSESAAAAADYVWHMRDGRLVNCVRQQA
- a CDS encoding ComF family protein, whose protein sequence is MILNVLRQVSRLLLPIPCTTCAQPLADDPVPFFCRPCWALIRPLRGSACARCRRPLASPTALSHSPTHECHDCRTRKLYYAEVWAPYAYCSPLQDAIALFKYHGKVSLADALATLLIQTLPPQLEGDVLMPIPLHPNRLRQREFNQSLLLADRVAAVLKCPVSYRNLVRTVDTEPQTTLPRSARLHNLHRAFALHEPQEVAGKRILLVDDVFTTGTTSNECARILCNAGAARVTVLALARSVEAGIVPEVWLPPSGPRSHPELRA
- a CDS encoding FmdB family zinc ribbon protein; protein product: MPIYEYRCRQCGTRTTRLVLSVSAAPQQTCAHCHSADLDRLLSRFASPKSEEARLEALADPSHLSGLDENDLASMERFMKKMGQEMGEDLSEDLDAAMGGDNSSANEMDMTDGQ
- a CDS encoding division/cell wall cluster transcriptional repressor MraZ translates to MFAGEHLCKVDEKGRFLIPSPLRERFQAEGNQVMFLKNTEQTLWMYSAKEWEKVLERTRATLDEDQSRLFMHHVMAQAGASDIDKAGRVLIPSRLRKLVPMDDDQEIYLVGMYHRLEIWGPSEWRRYLTRNEDRVEQDMAKIQNLL
- a CDS encoding RusA family crossover junction endodeoxyribonuclease; amino-acid sequence: MPIHADVRVSSDALALTLPIPPSVNHQYATVNGRRLLSAKGRAFKAFVGQQILVALAQSPHRGTLRHNLQQASLSLSIRFFFASALRRDTDGGLKIAQDALCEGLGLNDNRVVETHLYKYQDRDHPRMEILLAVAPRRPTTSPDPILAKTAPAVLPGSSTVPERIP
- a CDS encoding HD-GYP domain-containing protein, with protein sequence MAYRPITIDALRIGMHVAKLDVAWFRSPFMRHSFLIRTDEQIEKLRRAGVKQLSIDPTRGLDLQDTTASPQDQPNVTAPPSPAIQATSPAVAVRSLANMAQELLAARSVRARLEESVQSTFSRIAKTGIVDPEEASHAVHAISAVAQSLNSHALFMVFSQGREANAPLSQHSLATCSFSMILAHAADYNLVAIQELATGALLHDIGLLQVPPAMLQRVFDTSAPLTEQQRRTYEAHARGGAILLERQGGFTQPVEQIVAEHHAYLNGSGFPAESGGAFTSDMTRIVMVADRYDELMTGFGGASPLTPHQSLQRLYQEGQEGKYETRLISLFVKVMGIYPVYSYVALTTGERAIVSVINTSKLHQPIVTITHDPSGEPYIVPLVIDLANQDAQAPARGIRSVLGTIPEEFERAYH
- a CDS encoding ABC transporter permease, translated to MTALRILSRNRLRAGLTMLGIVIGVGAVIAMVSIGQGARAAVQAQVASMGTNVIVIMPGSTTVSGVRGGQGGAVTLTVNDAAEMKKRSPLLSDTAWAKRDVMQIVNGNRNWNGPVNGVSPSYLTIRDWSFSSGGPFTQSDMESAARVALIGQTTLENLFDPGEEAVGATIRIKNVPFQVIGVLAPKGQSAQGSDQDDVIFVPFTTAERKVFGSQFLGSVGALFASTEQSADLPEAVEHIREVLRARHRLQPDQADDFTVRTQVDIGKVQEGTSQTLTAMLFAIASVSLLVGGIGIMNILLVSVTERTKEIGVRMAVGAKRMHILTQFLIEAMTLSLFGGVIGVIVGVAGARLTTVIAGWPTIISFESIATACVFSLGVGLFFGLYPANKAARLNPIDALRYE
- a CDS encoding ABC transporter ATP-binding protein, with protein sequence MAGLIVCQDVWKVYRVGDVEVQALRGINLTIERGEFVAVMGTSGSGKSTLMNLLGCLDQPTRGRYELDGLDVARAKPDLLAELRNRQIGFVFQNFNLIPRTSALENAQLPLFYRGASIKEQRQRAAAALQRVGLAGREQHYPSQLSGGQQQRVAIARALVGAPSILFADEPTGNLDTASSREIMGILEELNREDGITIILVTHEPDIAAYASRELIMKDGLIVQDVRRTPRLSVVP
- a CDS encoding efflux RND transporter periplasmic adaptor subunit; the protein is MRRVTVIVAVLALGLAIAGYVFFNGERKVPVRYRTVAVERGTVVSLVTATGTINPITTIQVGSQVSGMIESLHADFNSRVKANQVVARIDPFPYQARRDQAAASLANAKAAWEKARIDLAQRRRELDRAKSLIGQQFISQNEVDVALTASEGALAQLKVTEAAVKQAEAMLQAAELDLKYTVIRSPVDGVVISRQVEVGQRISASFSIPTLFLIAEDVTKMQVDTNVSEADIGGIAEGKAATFTVDAYPGEPFQGRVRQVRNAPINIQNVVTYDVVVEFENPDFRLKPGMTANVSIVIDKKDQVLKVPSSALRFTPPKAVREEKAGAVGDRPSPAGGAETPASRRWGVWKLTANNDLERIPVMMGISDRAYVEIAAEGIQEGDQVVVAIDAPRGERKGAELPPGFGNGQSRGARRDRGL